A single genomic interval of Demequina sp. NBRC 110054 harbors:
- the msrB gene encoding peptide-methionine (R)-S-oxide reductase MsrB, whose protein sequence is MTSHKIVKTDAEWRAQLSDIEFQVLREAATERPWTGELLEEKRPGTFTCRACGAELFRSDTKFDSHCGWPSFFDPQDSDAVTLHEDLTHGMVRTEVRCAACESHLGHVFPDAPQTPTGDRYCINSVSLGFTADDEKSVSTPAEFGAADGDL, encoded by the coding sequence GTGACCTCACACAAGATCGTCAAGACCGACGCCGAATGGCGCGCCCAGCTCAGCGACATCGAGTTCCAGGTGCTCCGCGAGGCCGCCACCGAGCGCCCCTGGACGGGTGAGCTGCTCGAGGAGAAGCGCCCGGGCACGTTCACCTGCCGCGCATGCGGCGCCGAGCTGTTCCGCTCGGACACCAAGTTCGACTCGCACTGCGGCTGGCCGTCGTTCTTCGACCCGCAGGACTCGGACGCGGTGACGCTCCACGAGGACCTGACCCACGGCATGGTGCGCACCGAGGTGCGCTGCGCGGCCTGCGAGTCCCACCTGGGCCACGTCTTCCCCGACGCGCCGCAGACGCCGACCGGCGACCGCTACTGCATCAACTCCGTGAGCCTCGGCTTCACTGCGGACGACGAGAAGAGCGTCTCGACCCCCGCCGAGTTCGGCGCCGCGGACGGAGACCTGTAG
- a CDS encoding TetR/AcrR family transcriptional regulator, with product MTEQRRPRRDAVANHERLLETAFELLGSRNADVSVNELAAATGVGAGTAYRHFPDHDALVRALYDRSAQEFASRMSVPPEADTAWERFAGLVESVVLLLADMPGLRAVMRLMYEVEPDYAPTRNLAGPFGELMDQAKREGSMREDLEPGDVTLTMFALGSFVGRPVGVERDAISRAVRIALDGMRACDARSPLPDATMAPEEFHAFTHRRNAPLQG from the coding sequence ATGACCGAGCAACGACGCCCGCGCAGGGACGCGGTCGCGAACCACGAAAGGCTCCTGGAGACGGCGTTCGAGCTGCTCGGCTCGCGCAACGCGGACGTCTCGGTCAACGAGCTCGCAGCCGCGACCGGGGTCGGCGCCGGCACCGCGTACCGCCACTTCCCTGATCACGACGCCCTCGTGCGCGCCCTGTACGACCGTTCGGCTCAGGAGTTCGCAAGCCGCATGTCGGTGCCGCCCGAGGCCGACACGGCGTGGGAGAGGTTCGCCGGCCTGGTCGAGTCCGTCGTGCTGCTGCTCGCCGACATGCCGGGGCTGCGCGCCGTGATGCGCCTCATGTACGAGGTCGAGCCGGACTACGCGCCGACGAGGAACCTGGCGGGGCCGTTCGGCGAGCTCATGGACCAGGCGAAGCGCGAGGGATCGATGCGTGAGGATCTTGAGCCGGGCGACGTCACGCTCACGATGTTCGCGCTCGGGTCGTTCGTCGGTCGTCCCGTCGGGGTCGAGCGCGACGCGATCTCACGGGCCGTGCGCATCGCGCTGGACGGGATGCGGGCGTGCGACGCCCGGTCTCCGCTCCCGGACGCGACGATGGCGCCCGAGGAGTTCCACGCCTTCACGCATCGCAGGAACGCGCCGCTCCAGGGCTGA
- a CDS encoding bifunctional NUDIX hydrolase/histidine phosphatase family protein, whose product MRRYPPGTVVAAGALVWRIHDDELEVLAVHRPRYNDWSWPKGKLDPGETLPACAIREIAEETGKQVVLGQPLPSLRYPIAGDKTKVVKYWAARVVSKDAHSVKARPPVPPVDKTEIDRTAWLTIDEAHERITFTDDLRPLAALVTAYENDRLDTHAFIIARHARAKRRKAWDGPDLKRPITKRGAERARQLVSLFAAFGASRITSSPAERTMATVRPFAEASGLTIKTHDELTEPGHAERPIKTAHLLKKLLDKDVARVVCVHRPTLPTIIEMVRAARRWYTLGALPRSNPYLPAGGVIVAHLQSTESGAQVVAVETHGLQVPL is encoded by the coding sequence GTGAGGCGGTACCCTCCCGGCACCGTCGTCGCGGCGGGGGCCCTGGTCTGGCGAATCCATGACGACGAGCTCGAGGTGCTCGCCGTGCACCGCCCGCGGTACAACGACTGGTCGTGGCCCAAGGGCAAGCTCGACCCGGGCGAGACGCTTCCCGCATGCGCGATCCGCGAGATCGCGGAGGAGACCGGCAAGCAGGTCGTGCTGGGCCAGCCCCTGCCGTCGCTGCGCTATCCGATCGCGGGCGACAAGACCAAGGTCGTGAAGTACTGGGCGGCGCGCGTCGTGAGCAAGGACGCGCACTCCGTCAAGGCCCGCCCGCCGGTGCCGCCCGTCGACAAGACCGAGATCGACCGGACCGCGTGGCTCACGATCGACGAGGCGCACGAGCGCATCACGTTCACGGACGACCTGCGTCCGCTCGCGGCGCTCGTGACGGCCTACGAGAACGACCGCCTCGACACGCACGCGTTCATCATCGCGAGGCATGCGCGTGCCAAGCGCCGCAAGGCGTGGGACGGCCCGGACCTCAAGCGACCGATCACCAAGCGCGGAGCCGAGCGCGCGAGGCAGCTCGTGTCGCTGTTCGCGGCGTTCGGGGCCTCGCGCATCACGTCCTCGCCGGCAGAGCGCACGATGGCGACGGTCCGGCCCTTCGCCGAGGCCTCGGGGCTGACCATCAAGACCCACGACGAGCTGACCGAGCCCGGCCACGCGGAGCGCCCCATCAAGACCGCGCACCTGCTCAAGAAGCTGCTCGACAAGGACGTCGCGCGGGTCGTGTGCGTGCACCGGCCGACGCTCCCGACGATCATCGAGATGGTGCGGGCCGCGCGGCGCTGGTACACGCTCGGCGCGCTGCCGCGCTCCAATCCGTACCTGCCCGCGGGCGGCGTGATCGTGGCCCACCTGCAGTCGACCGAGTCGGGCGCGCAGGTGGTCGCGGTCGAGACCCACGGCCTCCAGGTGCCTCTGTAG
- a CDS encoding GNAT family N-acetyltransferase, which yields MIDSLALPTGLAVRDSTILIRRATPADLRSLLRLLGDDEVSASRGDAADESDAPQLELALRAILDDPSNDLVVAVDHEDAPVGMLQLTRIPGLSRRGSTRLLVEGVRVDRRLRSAGIGTGMMRWVMDSAAPATGAALVQLTSDARRDDAHRFYRGLGFDDSHVGFKWKAVQGS from the coding sequence GTGATCGACAGCCTCGCGTTGCCGACCGGACTCGCAGTGCGGGACTCGACGATCCTCATTCGCCGCGCCACCCCTGCTGATCTCCGGTCCCTGCTACGGCTTCTGGGCGACGACGAGGTGAGCGCTTCGCGCGGCGACGCCGCGGACGAGTCGGACGCCCCGCAGCTGGAGCTTGCACTGCGAGCGATCCTCGACGACCCGTCGAACGACCTCGTGGTCGCGGTCGACCACGAGGACGCGCCGGTCGGCATGCTCCAGCTCACCCGGATCCCCGGTCTGTCGCGGCGCGGGTCCACGCGGCTGCTCGTCGAGGGCGTGCGGGTCGACCGGCGCCTCCGTTCCGCGGGGATCGGGACGGGCATGATGCGCTGGGTGATGGACAGCGCCGCGCCCGCGACCGGGGCGGCCCTGGTGCAGCTCACGTCGGATGCCCGCCGCGACGACGCGCACCGCTTCTATCGAGGGCTCGGCTTCGACGACTCGCACGTCGGCTTCAAGTGGAAGGCCGTGCAGGGCTCCTAG
- a CDS encoding RNA degradosome polyphosphate kinase yields the protein MADSMDLSEAGPQPAPDAGTAFEIVSDETMAVPMYDGGELADLPDDRYLDRELSWLAFNQRVLQLAEDHSTPLLERARFLAIFASNLDEFFMVRVAGLKRRIAAGFAVPSATGMSPTRLVESLTERAHQLMDEHASVFEDVVLPELAREGINLVRFDQLGDNEQNRLRKLYRSDIFPVLTPLAVDPAHPFPYISGLSLNLAVEIRDPQSQKEYFARVKVPETLPRFLSVDMEGRASQITDAWALSDEPRSFVPLEDVIAAHLDYLFPGMEVLNHYTFRVTRNEDVEVEEDDAENLLKAMEKELLRRRFGPAVRLEVADNLPPKIRELLVRELGITETDVFHLPAPLDLTGLNVIADLDRPKLQYPAFRPTTHHKLAPVESAQEQDVFAAITRGPVLLHHPYDSFSTSVQAFLAQAAADPKVLAIKQTLYRTSGDSPIVDALIEAARNGKQVLALVEIKARFDEQRNISWARKLEQAGVHVVYGLIGLKTHCKLSLVVRQEDDGLQRYCHVGTGNYHPKTARLYEDYGLLTKNPDVGADLTKLFNQLSGYAPKAKFRRLIVAPTGIRKGLIERIEAEAERARNGEEAWVKIKVNSLVDEKVIDALYRASQAGVKVDCVVRGICALRPGVPGLSETIRVRSILGRFLEHSRIYGFANGGEPEIYIGSADLMHRNLDRRIEALVSIIEPDQVATLIETIDMSMDAGIGAWELRSDGSWQAMRTDDEGNPLRDLQSVYIERQPQRRRSGK from the coding sequence ATGGCGGACAGCATGGACCTCTCCGAGGCGGGCCCTCAGCCCGCTCCCGATGCCGGCACGGCTTTCGAGATCGTCTCCGACGAGACGATGGCCGTCCCGATGTACGACGGCGGCGAGCTCGCCGACCTGCCCGACGACCGCTACCTGGACCGCGAGCTGTCGTGGCTCGCGTTCAACCAGCGCGTCCTCCAGCTCGCCGAGGACCACTCCACGCCGCTGCTCGAGCGCGCCCGCTTCCTCGCGATCTTCGCGTCCAACCTGGACGAGTTCTTCATGGTCCGCGTTGCCGGCCTCAAGCGCCGCATCGCCGCGGGCTTCGCGGTCCCGTCCGCCACCGGTATGAGCCCCACGCGCCTGGTCGAGTCGCTCACGGAGCGCGCCCATCAGCTCATGGACGAGCACGCGTCGGTCTTCGAGGACGTGGTGCTCCCCGAGCTCGCGCGCGAGGGCATCAACCTGGTGCGCTTCGACCAGCTCGGCGACAACGAGCAGAACCGCCTGCGCAAGCTCTACCGCTCCGACATCTTCCCGGTGCTCACGCCGCTCGCGGTCGACCCGGCGCACCCCTTCCCCTATATCTCCGGTCTGTCGCTCAACCTCGCGGTCGAGATCCGCGACCCGCAGTCGCAGAAGGAGTACTTCGCGCGAGTGAAGGTGCCGGAGACGCTCCCGCGCTTCCTGTCGGTGGACATGGAGGGACGCGCCTCGCAGATCACCGACGCCTGGGCGCTGTCCGATGAGCCCCGCAGCTTCGTGCCTCTCGAGGACGTCATCGCGGCACACCTCGACTACCTGTTCCCCGGCATGGAGGTCCTCAACCACTACACGTTCCGCGTCACGCGCAACGAGGACGTGGAGGTCGAGGAGGACGACGCCGAGAACCTTCTCAAGGCCATGGAGAAGGAGCTGCTGCGCCGCCGCTTCGGCCCGGCCGTGCGCCTCGAGGTCGCCGACAACCTGCCGCCCAAGATCCGCGAGCTGCTCGTGCGCGAGCTCGGTATCACCGAGACGGACGTGTTCCACCTGCCGGCGCCACTCGACCTCACGGGCCTCAACGTGATCGCCGACCTGGATCGCCCCAAGCTCCAATACCCGGCGTTCCGCCCCACGACTCACCACAAGCTCGCGCCGGTCGAGTCCGCGCAGGAGCAGGACGTCTTCGCCGCGATCACGCGCGGCCCGGTGCTGCTCCACCACCCGTACGACTCGTTCTCCACCTCGGTGCAGGCCTTCCTCGCGCAGGCAGCCGCCGACCCGAAGGTCCTCGCGATCAAGCAGACGCTGTACCGCACCTCGGGCGACTCGCCCATCGTCGATGCGCTGATCGAGGCAGCCCGCAACGGCAAGCAGGTGCTCGCCCTCGTCGAGATCAAGGCGCGCTTCGACGAGCAGCGCAACATCTCGTGGGCCCGCAAGCTCGAGCAGGCGGGCGTGCACGTCGTCTACGGCCTCATCGGCCTCAAGACGCACTGCAAGCTCTCGCTCGTCGTGCGCCAGGAGGACGACGGCCTTCAGCGCTACTGCCACGTCGGCACAGGCAACTACCACCCGAAGACCGCGCGCCTGTACGAGGACTACGGGCTCCTTACCAAGAACCCCGACGTCGGCGCCGACCTCACCAAGCTGTTCAACCAGCTGTCGGGCTACGCGCCCAAGGCGAAGTTCCGCCGCCTCATCGTCGCCCCCACCGGCATCCGCAAGGGCCTGATCGAGCGCATCGAGGCCGAGGCGGAGCGCGCGCGCAACGGCGAGGAGGCCTGGGTCAAGATCAAGGTCAACTCCCTGGTCGACGAGAAGGTCATCGACGCCCTGTACCGGGCGTCGCAGGCCGGCGTGAAGGTCGACTGCGTCGTGCGCGGCATCTGCGCGCTGCGGCCGGGCGTCCCGGGCCTCAGCGAGACCATCCGCGTCCGCTCGATCCTGGGCCGCTTCCTCGAGCACTCGCGCATCTACGGCTTCGCGAACGGCGGGGAGCCCGAGATCTACATCGGCTCGGCCGACCTCATGCACCGCAACCTTGATCGCCGCATCGAGGCGCTCGTGTCGATCATCGAGCCGGACCAGGTGGCGACCCTCATCGAGACCATCGACATGTCGATGGATGCGGGCATCGGCGCGTGGGAGCTGCGCTCGGATGGCTCGTGGCAGGCGATGCGGACCGACGACGAGGGCAACCCCCTGCGCGACCTTCAGAGCGTCTACATCGAGCGTCAGCCACAGCGGAGGCGAAGCGGCAAGTGA
- a CDS encoding ABC transporter permease subunit — protein MLQTLYLKSVRDRWLGAVIGVAALTATAFMSMWAYSGIGDDVVGFFDQMPDFYRTSIGLSSSGGVTTLMMSMMLNFLGPFVIAGIAISIGAGVIAGEERTGTVNILTTVPRSRRRLLASKTAAMISVVVGAGLLSWAGYALAVMSFGEGLSEVHVGASTVHVLAVALLFGALALAISTATGQQALGSGIAAGLLILSFLISGVVPLIAGYEDWAKVSPWFYIGDGEPLTNGVQWAPVSIMLAVAVALIGVAFWTLEGRDLRSGEGGLPILERLTAEPRVEKALTMLQGRAGAKGIVGLTLTEGRAIMIIAGGGIFMMMAVMGLLFLAVADFVGDFVEVFPDSIMAIVGFADYTTPEGWFHGEGLSIVAPVAVAVVAINRGMSLAVEERTRRASLLFGNPVSRAGVAWRKLAATMIAAVATAALTGAGIAVGNVSASLDMSWANIGAATLLLALLATTLGAVAFLGAAATGNPAVANGAGTGVAILGWAIVSFAAVNDALLPWAKLSPFYYYSWHLPLENGLIWWHPLVLAGATAVLGAIGVWAYTRRDLKG, from the coding sequence ATGCTCCAGACGCTGTATCTCAAGTCCGTGAGGGACCGCTGGCTCGGCGCCGTCATCGGCGTCGCCGCGCTCACGGCGACCGCCTTCATGAGCATGTGGGCCTACTCGGGCATCGGCGACGACGTCGTCGGCTTCTTCGACCAGATGCCTGACTTCTATCGCACCTCGATCGGACTCAGCTCCTCCGGCGGTGTCACCACGCTGATGATGAGCATGATGCTGAACTTCCTGGGGCCGTTCGTCATCGCCGGCATCGCCATCTCGATCGGCGCGGGAGTGATCGCCGGCGAGGAGCGCACCGGCACCGTCAACATCCTCACCACGGTCCCGCGCTCGCGCCGCCGCCTGCTCGCGTCCAAGACCGCAGCGATGATCTCGGTCGTCGTCGGCGCAGGCCTGCTCAGCTGGGCCGGCTACGCGCTCGCGGTCATGAGCTTCGGCGAGGGTCTGTCCGAGGTGCACGTGGGGGCGTCCACGGTTCACGTGCTCGCGGTGGCGCTGCTGTTCGGGGCGCTCGCCCTCGCGATCAGCACCGCGACCGGGCAGCAGGCCCTCGGGTCGGGCATCGCCGCCGGCCTGCTGATCCTGTCCTTCCTGATCTCCGGCGTCGTCCCCCTCATCGCCGGGTACGAGGACTGGGCCAAGGTGTCGCCGTGGTTCTATATCGGCGACGGCGAGCCCCTCACCAACGGCGTCCAGTGGGCTCCGGTGTCGATCATGCTTGCCGTGGCCGTCGCGCTGATCGGTGTGGCCTTCTGGACCCTCGAGGGGCGCGACCTGAGGTCCGGCGAGGGCGGGCTGCCGATCCTGGAGCGACTGACCGCCGAACCCCGCGTCGAGAAGGCGCTCACGATGCTGCAGGGGCGCGCCGGAGCGAAGGGCATCGTCGGCCTCACGCTCACCGAGGGCCGCGCGATCATGATCATCGCGGGCGGCGGCATCTTCATGATGATGGCGGTGATGGGACTGCTGTTCCTCGCGGTCGCGGACTTCGTGGGCGACTTCGTCGAGGTGTTCCCCGACTCGATCATGGCGATCGTCGGGTTCGCGGACTACACGACCCCCGAGGGCTGGTTCCATGGAGAGGGGCTCAGCATCGTCGCCCCCGTCGCCGTCGCGGTCGTCGCGATCAACCGCGGCATGAGCCTCGCTGTCGAGGAGCGCACCCGGCGCGCGAGCCTGCTGTTCGGCAATCCCGTCTCGCGTGCCGGGGTCGCGTGGCGCAAGCTTGCCGCGACGATGATCGCGGCGGTGGCCACCGCCGCGCTCACCGGCGCGGGCATCGCGGTCGGCAACGTCTCCGCGAGCCTCGACATGTCGTGGGCCAACATCGGCGCCGCGACGCTCCTGCTCGCGCTGCTCGCGACGACGCTCGGCGCGGTCGCCTTCCTCGGTGCGGCCGCGACCGGCAACCCGGCGGTCGCGAACGGCGCGGGCACGGGCGTCGCGATCCTCGGCTGGGCGATCGTGTCGTTCGCCGCGGTCAACGACGCGCTGCTGCCGTGGGCGAAGCTCTCGCCCTTCTACTACTACTCGTGGCATCTTCCGCTCGAGAACGGGCTGATCTGGTGGCACCCGCTCGTGCTCGCGGGCGCGACCGCCGTGCTCGGCGCGATCGGCGTGTGGGCGTATACGAGGCGCGACCTCAAGGGCTGA
- a CDS encoding DUF2218 domain-containing protein: MTSAITGRAATDRSARYAKQLCSHLSRKIDATFDGDAGIGTIRKDDAVATLTAADASLEFAITAPSQQEMFTLMAIAQNHLERFGEKDELACVWDDSAVVPTYEAKRAEMLAKRAAERAEREAAEAAAG; this comes from the coding sequence TTGACCTCAGCCATCACCGGTCGCGCCGCTACCGACCGCTCGGCCCGCTACGCCAAGCAGCTCTGCTCGCACCTGAGCCGCAAGATCGACGCCACGTTCGACGGCGACGCGGGCATCGGGACCATCCGCAAGGACGATGCGGTCGCCACGCTCACCGCTGCCGACGCCTCGCTCGAGTTCGCCATCACCGCGCCTTCGCAGCAGGAGATGTTCACCCTCATGGCGATCGCGCAGAACCACCTGGAGCGATTCGGCGAGAAGGACGAGCTCGCCTGCGTGTGGGACGACTCGGCCGTGGTGCCGACATACGAGGCGAAGCGCGCCGAGATGCTTGCCAAGCGCGCCGCCGAGCGGGCCGAGCGCGAGGCCGCGGAGGCCGCCGCTGGCTGA
- a CDS encoding ABC transporter ATP-binding protein produces the protein MAPAPIEIDHLTKRFGDVVAVDDASFQIEEGEIFGFLGPNGAGKSTTIRCLLDLIRPTSGSCRVLGLDSRKDAVEIRRHLGFLPSDLAMYPNLTGRQTLEFLAHLRGGVDWAWVDELSDRLDADLGRRVAEYSSGNRQKVGIIQAFMNRPKVAVLDEPITGLDPLVQLEFHTMLREHVAEGNTVFLSSHTLSEVERVTDRVAFIRRGRLVAVESMDELREKAVRRLRLEFAAPVAAEEFLAVPGVHEASADGATVTVQYEGSMAPLLRAATDREVLSVESGSLDLDEMFLEFYRDEVGEDVLAEEAEAAGRGAR, from the coding sequence ATGGCGCCGGCACCGATCGAGATCGATCACCTCACCAAGCGGTTCGGCGACGTCGTCGCCGTGGACGATGCGTCGTTCCAGATCGAGGAGGGCGAGATCTTCGGCTTCCTCGGCCCGAACGGCGCCGGCAAGTCCACGACGATCCGCTGCCTGCTGGACCTCATCCGGCCCACGTCCGGCTCGTGCCGCGTGCTTGGGCTCGACTCCCGCAAGGACGCCGTCGAGATCCGCCGCCACCTGGGCTTCCTGCCCTCGGACCTCGCGATGTACCCCAACCTCACGGGCCGCCAGACCCTCGAGTTCCTCGCGCACCTGCGCGGCGGCGTCGACTGGGCCTGGGTCGACGAGCTGTCCGACCGCCTCGACGCCGACCTCGGTCGTCGCGTGGCCGAGTACTCGTCCGGCAATCGGCAGAAGGTCGGCATCATCCAGGCCTTCATGAACCGGCCGAAGGTCGCGGTGCTCGACGAGCCGATCACGGGCCTCGACCCCCTCGTGCAGCTCGAGTTCCACACGATGCTGCGCGAGCACGTCGCCGAGGGCAACACCGTGTTCCTGTCCTCCCACACCCTGTCCGAGGTCGAGCGGGTCACCGACCGCGTCGCGTTCATCCGCCGCGGGCGACTGGTCGCGGTCGAGAGCATGGACGAGCTGCGCGAGAAGGCCGTGCGCAGGCTCCGGCTCGAGTTCGCGGCCCCCGTCGCGGCCGAGGAGTTCCTCGCGGTCCCCGGGGTCCACGAGGCATCCGCCGACGGCGCGACGGTCACCGTCCAGTACGAGGGCTCGATGGCGCCCCTGCTGCGCGCCGCGACCGACCGCGAGGTGCTGTCCGTCGAGTCCGGCTCTCTCGACCTCGACGAGATGTTCCTCGAGTTCTACCGGGACGAGGTCGGCGAGGATGTCCTGGCCGAGGAGGCCGAGGCCGCGGGGCGCGGGGCCAGGTGA
- a CDS encoding DUF1540 domain-containing protein: MPISIGLPIVTSCSVDSCGYNHGGCHAGAISVGGPHSHCNTFVDTADKGGRDETASVGACTRTDCKFNDSLICSAEGITVGASADNADCLTFEAKETAGATA; this comes from the coding sequence ATGCCCATCTCCATCGGACTGCCGATCGTCACCTCGTGCTCGGTCGACAGCTGCGGCTACAACCACGGCGGCTGCCACGCGGGCGCCATCTCCGTGGGCGGGCCGCACTCGCACTGCAACACGTTCGTCGACACCGCCGACAAGGGCGGCCGGGACGAGACCGCGTCCGTCGGCGCGTGCACGCGCACGGACTGCAAGTTCAACGACAGCCTCATCTGCTCGGCGGAGGGCATCACCGTCGGCGCGAGCGCCGACAACGCCGACTGCCTGACCTTCGAGGCCAAGGAGACCGCGGGCGCGACCGCCTGA
- a CDS encoding AzlC family ABC transporter permease: protein MTPPSPARRSVLGIARPQWSDAWDGLKSIAPLMPGSVLFGLAFGALIRVAGIDPWVGSYASVSVVAGASQIAIVEAIRSNAPAVIAVLTALVINARFALYSAALAPVFAAFPTRWKLGLAHLMTDQAAVVALLHADRYPDPVRRRWFILGGALPFVVVWAMGSVAGIVLGPVIPDAWQIGFIVPLMFLAVLVPGLHDAPAVVTVAVSTLVVVLAKDLPWGLNVLAGALIAIVVGSYVPTRDRDDAAAGGVPDDGLAHDAEAGE, encoded by the coding sequence GTGACGCCGCCCTCCCCAGCCCGCCGGTCAGTGCTGGGCATCGCGCGACCGCAGTGGTCCGACGCATGGGACGGGCTGAAGTCGATCGCCCCACTCATGCCTGGCTCCGTCCTGTTCGGGCTCGCGTTCGGCGCGCTCATCCGCGTCGCGGGCATCGACCCATGGGTCGGTTCGTACGCGTCGGTCTCCGTCGTCGCGGGCGCGAGCCAGATCGCGATCGTCGAGGCGATCCGCTCGAATGCCCCCGCGGTCATCGCGGTCCTCACCGCACTCGTGATCAACGCACGCTTCGCGCTGTACTCTGCCGCGCTCGCGCCGGTCTTCGCCGCCTTCCCCACGCGGTGGAAGCTCGGCCTCGCGCACCTCATGACGGACCAGGCCGCGGTCGTCGCGCTTCTGCACGCGGACCGCTATCCGGATCCGGTGCGACGCCGCTGGTTCATCCTCGGCGGAGCGCTGCCGTTCGTCGTCGTGTGGGCCATGGGATCGGTGGCCGGCATCGTGCTCGGGCCCGTCATCCCGGACGCGTGGCAGATCGGCTTCATCGTCCCGCTCATGTTCCTCGCGGTGCTCGTGCCCGGCCTGCACGATGCGCCCGCTGTCGTCACCGTCGCCGTCTCGACGCTGGTCGTCGTCCTGGCGAAGGACCTGCCGTGGGGGCTCAACGTGCTGGCGGGCGCGCTCATCGCGATCGTGGTCGGCTCGTATGTCCCGACGCGAGACAGGGACGATGCGGCGGCCGGCGGGGTTCCCGACGACGGGCTCGCGCACGATGCGGAGGCCGGCGAATGA